The region tttggaaagtgaAAGACACTCTCGTTGAATAGTGATGTGTTTTTGTGCGCGTGTATGCGTGCGCTCGCACATGATTTTTTTTACTCACAAGTACTCTTGATACTTCAACTGGCAGCCTGGCACTTGATATTGTCATCAATCTTAATTATATAAACAGAAATCAACAAGGATAATGTTTTTTTATATCTTTAATTGcatttagtttttcttgttatCTGTGTCATTAGCTGCTGCACAGATTTCTGTGCTGTTCTCAAGTGAATAGAACTTAATGTAGCCATTGTACGTCTGGTACAATATGAGGCTCACATTTTATGATTGCTAGAATGCGTCAACTTACAGCCATTCCTCTGCTGAACACTGAGATTATGACAATGTCTAGGTGGTTTGCAAGTTGGAGGTGGTATCAATTCCAGCAATGCTTTTAGTTACTTGGAGGAAGGAGCCAGCCATGTCATTGTCACATCTGTATgtttcctttgattttttttttctttttaaatatgCAGTAGCAAGCATCTTATGCACAAATTACAAAGGATTATCACACTTTTAGAAAACCTCTAGGCCCTAGGTTAATTGTTTTATCATatgcaaaaagaaatttgtCTAGAAGAGAGGCAGGAAATGGTTTACCTGCCTTAGTTGATGTTCTTTGCTTCAGGAATGCTTGATGAGTTTTAAGTTGACATTAGCTGTCTCTGTGCATGCCTTTTTTGGTTCTGAtcaggaaaaaaaaggagaaatatGTCCTACTCATTACTTCTTCTTAAATTTCAAATGAAAGGAGCCAGGAGGCATCCCTTTATTCCATGTTACCATGTCCTTTTGATGCAATGAGAAGTCCTTGTTTGTGTAACTCTGGGTTTTGGATGTTCTAGTGTTGGTTATAAGTTTGAGAGCTCATTTGAACTAGCAACAAGCTAGACTCTGAAGTAGCTTCTGTTTTACTGTTTAATATATATCAAGCtcatatttttcctcttttttcctgCAGTATGTTTTCAGCAATGGACTAATGGATCTTGACAGGCTTAAAGAGCTTGCTAATGCTGTTGGGAAAGAGAGACTTGTATTGGATCTCAGTTGCCGAAAGAAGGTTTGCTTTGGCCTTGAGAAAAAACATACCTGAGATAAAATCTTTCTGAGCTAATGGAAatgattatttatttttgagaCTGTTCCATTTCTTATCTTAGAAAACATTGCACTTTATGTGATTATTAGCCCTGGTATGCAGCTTGTCTCAATCTAAGAAGTATAGCACTTACTCCGTGATTAAGAAACTATTTTGGTCATGGTTCCACATTATGCTCTACCATGTAATAAGATTATTTTCAGTGACTTCAAATATCAATTTGTAGGAGGGCAAATATTTTGTTGTCACAGATAGGTGGCAGAAATTTAGTGATGTATGTCTTGATGAGAAAGTGTTGGATTTTCTGGCTCATTATGCTGACGAGTTTCTTGTCCATGGAGTTGATGTTGAGGGAAAAAAGTAAGTGCACTCCTTCAATCATTATATTAATGCTGTCAAGGTTTTTTATAGGTGGTACAGCAAGATAGTTTAATTTAGAATCAGTATCCTTAACCTTGAGTAGAGGTATTATCAGTGTGtggttttcttccaaaacctTTTGTACATATATAAAATTCAAGTTTTTATGCATGTGCTCTTTGTCTTGCTGCAGTTTCAGTTCTTCATTGTGGTTTTTTTCTTTGCTCCgcaccctttttcttttctgtttttcgTCTATTTGGGAGTGGGGTGGGGTGAAGGGGCGACGGTCCCTCACCTTGTTAGCTTAGTTTGTTATACTAGCTTTGGCAGAGGGTCTTCCTCAAGCAATAAGTATAACAGGACACAGTACTGAGTAATATGAAGCCAAGCTAAGATGTTTTGGCTTTCTGCTGGGATTTAGCTGTTTAAACAAAGTTTAAACACAGTACTGGGTTCAGTTTTCATCCTGCATGTCATTCTCTAATTATACTTGTGGCTTTAAGGACGGGCTTTTTGATTATGTATTACAAGAATGGACCCGAAATCCCACCCCCTCCATGAAATTCCTAAATCTCTGGCATGATGttctttaattttagttctttCCATGAGAGATTTACTCTGACATTTAGGGAAATCGCAGACACTTATAAAAGACAGTCTAGGATACATCTATTGATTGGTGGTGCATTTTGCCTTACTTACATGTTGCTTCAGACTGGTTTTTCGACCAGTTGAGCATACAATAGATTAGAGTGCTATGAAACTGAGAATCATGATTAATCCTGTAAAAGAGCAACTTAACAACACTTTCTTCCACTTGAGTATTGCAGGCTTGGAATTGACAACGAGCTTGTGGCATTGCTTGGAAAGCATTCCCCGGTGTGTACTTGTTCATTTAGCTTTCATTCTTCTTGCGTGTTTTCCAGACTTAGGAAATGTATATAGGGAATTCTTGTATAGTTTAGGGTAGTTTCTGATTGGTTTATGAtgttttactattttttttcacttaaaaaTTGGAATCAGTGACTCAAGGTGGAGTCAAAGTGTAATGCCCAACTTttaaaaatatgagaaaaagaATTTGATAACTGATGATGCAAGACAATGTTGGCAAGCCTTTGAAAACAATTAGCTCACGATTTTTGAATTAACCTATTTAAGTACGACACAGGCCTTGGTACATGTTCTTTTGTTGGAGTCTTCTTGGTTTGGAATAGCATTAGTTGCAGTAATTGTGCTTATGAATCACTATGGAAGTTTGGTTTTTGGTTGGCTTATATTGGCATTATTACTGGTCGCTGGCCTTACATGCAAAATCTAATGTATTGATGAAGTACCTCattgtgtttttgtttttcttgtgaCTGGTTCGTGCTCTTACCCTCCTCATATCTGACATTGCATTTTATGAATGGCAGATTCCAGTGACTTATGCTGGTGGCGTGAGCACAATGGCTGATTTGGAGACAATTAAAAGTGCAGGAATGGGTCGTGTAGATGTCACCGTAGGCAGCGCCTTGGATATATTTGGCGGAAGCTTGCCATACAAAGATGTTGTGGCTTGGCACGTCCAACAGGATGCCTTAGCGGTTTGACGGACCTTGGTGGTCCTTTTCTGCCAGCAGTGTAATCCAGATAGATGATGGTCATGTTTCTGCTGGATATGTGCTTGGGGAATGACGGGGAAGTTTTAGTGACTTCAATTTTTGCACGTCTGACGGTGTGAAGTGCTTGCTGAAAATGACGGATGGAGCATCAACTAGAGTAGTGATTGACAAGCAAAATAAATTGTTTTCCAGGCCTTGTATGCCGTCAAGATGTTTTTGTTTCTGATATACACATTCCTAATGTTAATGCTGGTTTTTTTTGTTGCGTAAGATAACGCGTACTGATTTTATTATTAGACCCATTAGATGTTCAAGTTACATTTTGATCCTATGATTCATCTGCAAGTTAAATATGAGATTGCGTGTTACATGAATACTAGTATATGCTTACGTAAGATGGAATCATTTTACGGCATTCATAATTTTGCAacatatctttttcttttttcttaaaaactcagaAGTTGAAGATCTTCCACCTCAACCTTAATCTGAACTCTTGCTAAGTGCACTGAGATCTGCTTAGTTAACGTAGTATTCATGAATTTCGGCAATTTCAAGCATCACCCGCACGGTGGGCTAAGAATTGCATTCGTCTGGAACTGCCATCCATCATCTCAGGAAATTAGTAGTGAGGGAGTGTAGGAGCTTGTTTTTATTTAGCAATACTTaatagggcaaattacattttaaccTCCTGTGGTTTTCGCAAAAACCACATAACCCCCCGTGATtcaaaaagctatacataaactCCCTGTGGTTTGGGTTGAACTGTCAAATAGACGGAAAGCACGAATCATGACGATTCCAGGGCAAAATGTCCAAATTACCctaatataaatacaaaaaggaAGCAGATGAAGTCAGATTCTCCCTTGTTCTGGTCTTTGTtgtgagaaagagagagaaaaaacatGACCCCGAATGAAGGAGAGAAAATTTAACCCACAAAATTAAAACCGTAGATTTACCATTGAAGATCAAAAAGTAGCAGTGAAAGAGTTTCACGAAAGCTATTGTTGCATCTGGTAAGTTTTTTTACATCAGTTTAGCATATAAGATGCACTTGAGTATTTTGAACAGAAACTATCGGGCTTCAGACTTTAATAAATCAGTGATGCACttacaaattttgaattttgctctACCCGCGGCACCCCTGCCGACACAACTGTCCAGGGCATGGTCCCAGGGTCAGCTTCTTGTCTGTGCAAATCAGTCGAAAACAAGGCTCTCTTGAACCAACCAGAATTGATAAAAAATGTTAGTGAGCCTTGTTCGGCTGCTAAGCTCGGGGGTTTCAGCATTGAAGTTTCTGAAATACTCGATCTCCCTCCAATTATGACTAATAAGCCACCCCGCAGCAACATCAGCAAGGAGAGAGAAGAAGGGGATTATGAGCCAAGTTGTAGGCTGAAGGGAAGTGAGTACCGGTCTTTGTCCGTCAAAGTGGCCAAGGATGACATTCTTAGGAGTAGGAGTAATAATGCTCGGGGAGTAGGAGTAATATGAGGACTTCCGGCGGCAACAATAAAAACTCTCCCAGAATTGCAAACTGACAGTAATCTAACAATAAAAACTCTCCCAGAATATGATTATTCAAAGTCCTCCGGCGGCAACAATTTTGGTGAGTCCGTCATCACCGGGGCCGGGGGTCTCAAGCTCAGAACAAACTCTCCCAGAATTGCAAACATGAGGATTCAATATCAAGCccgaaaaaaagaagaagcttTTAGGGGTAATATGGAAATGTTTTTAGGGGTAATATGGGAATGTTTCTGACTGCTATCAGTACAATCAGCGCGTTTTGCCCACGAATCGTCACGATTCATGTTTTCCGTCTATTTGACAGTTCAACCCAAATCACAGGGagtttatgtatagctttttgaATCATGGGGGGTTATGTGGTTTTTGCGAAAACCACAGGAggctaaaatgtaatttgccctacTTAATATTGCATGTTGAGATTTCTTCTTGGTTCATTTTCAAGCATCGAATTGTAGTTTGGATAGGGCTCCAATTTAGATGTAGAACCACACAAATtaccaaattaccaaaattcattttttggccaaattatTACTACAAATTTCCACCGGTACCGGGTAATGGCCATACGATAATTTTCCgcgccaaaaaaagaaaaaagggtgCTGACGACTTTCGGGAGAGCCTGAGCCGCGATCCCgcactctctctctccctcttgaCCAAACAGAGCTTCAAACAGAGCAGTGGGCAGTGATAGAGCAATCGAAACATGAATCTCTACGGTTCAATCGCCACGACGACCACCGTCACCCCCACCGATTCCCGACTTCTCAGAAATTTTGGGCATAAACCTTCACGTCCTTCGTTGATAGTTTACAAATCCATGGCCACCCGAAGGAGCTCTACAACCGGCGCCAGTCCGCTGCTTAGAATCAATTCTAATTTTTCGGCACTGGAAGCCAGAGTTTCTCTCGTCTTCGCTCTTGCCACGCAAACCTTCTCTCTCTCCCAGCGACGTAATCGTTATCTTCTTCAATTATATTGTCACGTCTTTGGTTTATGTAGAAATTTTGAAATCCGAGTTCGCTTTACTGGTTCTTAATTCTTCTCcttattttattcttatttttattttttttgtttttaaacaAAAACGACTTGTTTAGTTCTGATGGAATTGGCGAGCGAGACTGCCAAGTACGTGTTCCCTTCGAGGAGATTCGAGAGTCGCACTTTAGAGGAGGCTTTGATGTCAGGTAGAACTTTGTGTTTTGCTGGAATTTCCTTCTCTACATGGAACCTCGTTATTCTTATCTTATCTTCCTTTCGATTTTTTGAAGTTCCGGATATTGAAACTCTGAATTTTAAGGTTTTGAGCCGCAATGATCAGTATGAGATAAGGGAAGTTGAGGTACTATTAATCGCTTTCACGTCATTTTCTAGTTGAATATCTGGAAGTTTTCACTAAAATTTTCATCGTCTTAAAATTCTATGTGGTATAAATATTTGTTTGTGATTTGGATTCAGTCGTACTTTATTGCCGAGACGACAATGCCCGGAAAATCTGGATTTGATCTAAATGGCGCTTCAAAATCCTTCAACGTGCTGGCTGAGTACCTCTTTGGTAAGGTAGCTAGCTGAAGTATTTTTTTCTGATTCAGTCCGTGGGTTACTTGCTATATCATGCTTCGAATTTTATGTCTTTTTCGTGTGGTTGATTTTAACCTGGCTGATTTTAGAATACAAAGGAGGAGAAAATGGAGATGACCACTCCTGTTTTTACTAGTAAAAGTCAGTCTGAGGGGGAGAAAATGGACATGACGACTCCCGTGATAACTAAAAAGGTAATTACTCCGGTTTTTCCCTTGGCGTTCCACTTATCCTTTGCGAGTAAGAGCTGATACATTAGATGGTAGTAATAGTTTTGTAACTGCATTTAGTTCGTAAGTTTCACTCTTGCAGGTGGTAGGTTGCCACCTGAAATTTGGGATATCCTGCAGTCGGCAATTTGGTTTGCCAAGAATGCCCTTAGGGTGACATACACTCTGGTCAGGTCATCCTTGCAGTAGTAGTACACTACTGACATCGTCCTAATGGACAACTGATCAATGGGGCAGGGTTTTCAAATGAATAAGGACGTATACAAGTGGCACTTTGGCATTTGCTCACAAGGTTTACCATCTTACAACTTGAGCCATTTAGAGTCCTTGATAGCACTGGCATAAAAGTGTACGGactaaataataaaagtcaGGCATGTTGCTGAATATTTAGATAAAGGTTCTTGGAATACATGTGTCCTGACCCCAACCCTTTCTCCAAATGAGGGGTCGCAAAGAGGATATAAACTTGCCTATAACTTTCCTTGCCTGATGAAAGTTATAAGCAAAAGGAGCTTTTTCCAGGAAAAAGTGGTGCAGTCCTGCTTGTTTGCACCTCCTCTGTTATCTCCTGGAGCAAGGGGCATCACCTACCCCGGGTATCCAATTAGAACTGCATTTAATCAGTCATTAAAATCTctgtgcgtgtgtgtgtgtgtgtttttttttttttaactggaAACACCttagaagtttttttttaactgGAAACACCTTAAGAAGCCTCTTGAGTGTGTCATAGAATTTTGGGAGAAGTGATATTAGATTATGCATTCAGCACATTGGTGGAGCACAAGTGTGCCAGTTATCGAGTTTTAAGATAACAATTGAACTTGATTGGGTTAATGGTCTATCTATTATTGGAATCTCTGGCTGATTCAATGAGAGCTGTAGTTTAAGCACCTTTAGAAGTTGATTGTTTACATGGTTA is a window of Coffea eugenioides isolate CCC68of unplaced genomic scaffold, Ceug_1.0 ScVebR1_2492;HRSCAF=3526, whole genome shotgun sequence DNA encoding:
- the LOC113756801 gene encoding 1-(5-phosphoribosyl)-5-[(5-phosphoribosylamino)methylideneamino] imidazole-4-carboxamide isomerase, chloroplastic-like; amino-acid sequence: MMIQSLHVNASSANPGSLCKWGFSSSICVPHTIYKFLRAAPLLYYGPQRLSVQCGVRFRPCIDIHKGKVKQIVGSTLQDSREESSSLVTNFESDKPAADYAKLYKDDGLTGGHVIMLGADPLSKSAAIEALHAYPGGLQVGGGINSSNAFSYLEEGASHVIVTSYVFSNGLMDLDRLKELANAVGKERLVLDLSCRKKEGKYFVVTDRWQKFSDVCLDEKVLDFLAHYADEFLVHGVDVEGKKLGIDNELVALLGKHSPIPVTYAGGVSTMADLETIKSAGMGRVDVTVGSALDIFGGSLPYKDVVAWHVQQDALAV
- the LOC113756799 gene encoding heme-binding-like protein At3g10130, chloroplastic: MNLYGSIATTTTVTPTDSRLLRNFGHKPSRPSLIVYKSMATRRSSTTGASPLLRINSNFSALEARVSLVFALATQTFSLSQRLLMELASETAKYVFPSRRFESRTLEEALMSVPDIETLNFKVLSRNDQYEIREVESYFIAETTMPGKSGFDLNGASKSFNVLAEYLFGKNTKEEKMEMTTPVFTSKSQSEGEKMDMTTPVITKKVAGQDEWKMSFVMPSKYGSNLPLPKDPSVRIKEVPKKIVAVIAFSGFVSDEEVERRESTLREALKKDTEYRVKNGASAEVAQYNPPFTLPFTRRNEVALEVERIQE